The Kocuria turfanensis genome contains the following window.
GCCCTCCAGCAGGACGGCGGAGGACTCGGCCACGGCCCCGGCGATGACCACCAGCTCGGGATCGAAGAGCGTGCCGAGCAGGCCGATGATCCGGGCCAGGCGCTCGGCCAGCCGGTCGAGGATCCGCCGGGCGACGTCGTCCCCGGCGGCGGCCGCACGGAACACGTCCCGGGCCTCCACCGTCCCGGCGGGCCCGGCCAGGTCCCGCAGCGCGGTGGCCGGCGCCCCCGGCCGCAGCGCCTCGGCACCCCAGGCCCGGCACAGCGCCGCGATGCCGTCCGGGCTGCCGACGCCCTGCACCAGGGCCAGGCCGCCGAGCTCGCCCGCCGCGCCGGAGCGGCCGTGCAGCAGGCGGCCGGCCTCCATCACCCCGGTGCCGATCCGCTCCCCGGCCAGCATGACCACCAGGTCGTCCACCCCGGAGGCAGCACCGCACCAGCGCTCGGCCATCGCGGCGAGGTTGGCGTCGTTGGCCAGGAGGGTGGGCCAGCCGTGGCGCTTCTGCAGCCGGCGCTCGAAGCCGTGGTCGAAGGCCTCCCAGAACGGCTGACCGTGGGAGATCCTGCCGCGGCGGTCCACCGGCGCGGCGATCCCGACCGCGGCGGCCAGCACCGCGGCCGGCACCACGGCGGCGTCCGCGAGCGCGCCGTCGACGGCGGCGTCCACGGTGGCCAGGCGCCGCACCGGGGCCCGGTCGGCGAAGACGCGGGTCTCCCGGCCCAGGACGCGACCCCGGAGGTCGGCCACCACGGCGGTGGTCCTGGCCTCGCCGACGTCCACGCCGACGACGAAGCCCGCCCGGTCGTCGAACCGGGACCGCCGCGCGGGCCGGCCCACCTGCGCCCCGGAGGATCCCTCGACCTCCTGGATCCAGCCCCGGTCCAGCAGGTCGTCGCACACGGCGATCACCGTGGTGCGCACCAGGCCGGTGGCGGCCATCAGGTCGGTGACGGTGACCACGCCGGCGTCGCGCAGGACCTGCAGGACCGCTGCCAGGTTGGTCCGGCGCAGCAGCCGCGGCGATGTTCCGGCACGGCTCACTCGCTCCCCCTTGACGTTCGTCGAATGTGCTCCACATAATAGTCCAAGCAATAAATCTAAGCTCTGAATATATCCCTGGAAGACCCGACCGGCGACCACCGCGGGTCGCCACCGCAGGAGATCCCCATGCGCACCAGCTCCCGCTTTTCCTCCCGGACCGCCGCCCCGCCCTCAGCGGGCACGAGGTGACGGCCTCCCCGGTCGGCCGTCGGTCCCTGTTCCGCTGGACCGGCCTCGCCGCGTGCGGACTGCTGCTGACGGGCTGCTCCGTGGGCGAGGCGCAGCAGCCCACCACGATCACGTTCTTCCAGTTCAAGGGCGAGGCCGTGGCCTACTTCGAGGACCTCGCCCGGCAGTTCGAGGCGCAGAACCCGGACGTGCGCGTGGTCGTGGACAACGTCCCCGACCCGGAGACCGCCCTGCGCACCCGCCTGGTGAAGGAGGACGTGCCGGACGTGCTGACCCTCAACGCCAACGGGACGTTCGGAGAGCTGGCCTCAGCGGGTGTCTTCGCCGACTTCGCGGGCTCCGCGGCGCTCGAGGACGTCAACCCGGCCTACGCCCAGATCGTCCAGGAGCTCGGCGCCGGCTCCGAGGGGGCCGTCAACGGCATCCCCTTCGCGGCCAACGCCGCCGGTGTGCTCTACAACGAGGAGCTCTTCGCCGAGCACGGTGTCGCCGTGCCGCAGACGTGGGACGAGCTGATCGCCGCGGCGCGGACGTTCGAGGACCGCGGCGTCACCCCCTTCTACGGGACGCTCGCCGACGCGTGGACCGGCCAGGCGCCCCTGGCACCGATCGTCCCGCAGACCACCCCCGAGGACTTCTGGGAGCAGCGCTTCGCCGGGGAGACGACCTTCCAGGAGGAGTGGCCGGAGGCCGCCGGGAAGCTGGCGGAGCTGTTCGAGCACACCCAGCCGGACCCGGTGGCCACCGGCTACGAGGACGGCACCGCCGCCTTCGCCCGGGGCGAGTCGGCGATGCTGCTGCTGGGCAACTACGCCGTCCCCCAGATCCGCTCGTTCGAGCCCGACTTCACCATCGGCAGCTTCGCCCTGCCCGCCACGAACGATCCGGCGCAGACCGTCCTGGTCTCCGGCGTGGACGTGGTGATCACCGCCGGCGCGGACACCGAGCACCCCGAGGAGGTCCGGCGCTTCGTCGAGTTCCTCATGCAGCCCGAGGTCGTCCAGGACTACGCCGAGGAGCAGACGGCCGTGCCGACCCTCGAGGGCCTCTCCAACGACGACCCCGCGCTGACCGGGATCCAGCCCTACATCGACCAGGAGCGCATCGTGGGATTCTTCGACCACCAGTTCATCCCCGCCGTCCCCCTGGGACCGCTCCTGCAGCAGTACCTCATCGACGGGGACCGGGAGGCGTTCCTGGCATCCCTCGACGAGAGCTGGGACGAGGTCGCCACCCGGCGCAGCTGGGGCCTGGGGGCGGTGGAGTCCCGATGAGCACCACGACCCGTCCCGCCACCTCCCGCCGGCCCCGGAACCGCCGCACGGGCCCCGGACGTGCCTACTACTGGATGGTGCTCCCCGCCCTGGTGCTCTTCCTGATCTTCCACACCGCCCCGGTGCTGCAGGGGGTCTTCTACAGCTTCACCGACTCCCCCGGCTACGGCGACTGGGACTTCGTCGGGCTGTCCAACTACGCCGCGCTGTTCGGCGACGAGAGGGTGCGCGCCGCCTACTGGTTCACCTTCCGGTTCGCCCTG
Protein-coding sequences here:
- a CDS encoding ROK family transcriptional regulator; this translates as MSRAGTSPRLLRRTNLAAVLQVLRDAGVVTVTDLMAATGLVRTTVIAVCDDLLDRGWIQEVEGSSGAQVGRPARRSRFDDRAGFVVGVDVGEARTTAVVADLRGRVLGRETRVFADRAPVRRLATVDAAVDGALADAAVVPAAVLAAAVGIAAPVDRRGRISHGQPFWEAFDHGFERRLQKRHGWPTLLANDANLAAMAERWCGAASGVDDLVVMLAGERIGTGVMEAGRLLHGRSGAAGELGGLALVQGVGSPDGIAALCRAWGAEALRPGAPATALRDLAGPAGTVEARDVFRAAAAGDDVARRILDRLAERLARIIGLLGTLFDPELVVIAGAVAESSAVLLEGIDRQLPRFTATPPRVAVSALGDAVVSVGAVRLALDHVERHALDLELGAAAG
- a CDS encoding ABC transporter substrate-binding protein translates to MTASPVGRRSLFRWTGLAACGLLLTGCSVGEAQQPTTITFFQFKGEAVAYFEDLARQFEAQNPDVRVVVDNVPDPETALRTRLVKEDVPDVLTLNANGTFGELASAGVFADFAGSAALEDVNPAYAQIVQELGAGSEGAVNGIPFAANAAGVLYNEELFAEHGVAVPQTWDELIAAARTFEDRGVTPFYGTLADAWTGQAPLAPIVPQTTPEDFWEQRFAGETTFQEEWPEAAGKLAELFEHTQPDPVATGYEDGTAAFARGESAMLLLGNYAVPQIRSFEPDFTIGSFALPATNDPAQTVLVSGVDVVITAGADTEHPEEVRRFVEFLMQPEVVQDYAEEQTAVPTLEGLSNDDPALTGIQPYIDQERIVGFFDHQFIPAVPLGPLLQQYLIDGDREAFLASLDESWDEVATRRSWGLGAVESR